The stretch of DNA ATACAGCGGACGATGAAATGAGAAGTTTGATCTTTGAAAACTGAACAACGAGTGAGATATAAATGAGAATTAACGGATGAATTTTAAGTCCATCTCGACTTGAAATTCGATCCTTTCTCGTCAGTTTCAAAATGAGTCACAAGCTTTACCTTTAATGGAGAGTTTGATCCTGGCTCAGGACGAACGCTGGCGGCGTGCCTAATACATGCAAGTCGAGCGGAGTTATTTAGAAGCTTGCTTCTAAATAACTTAGCGGCGGACGGGTGAGTAACACGTAGGCAACCTGCCTGTAAGACTGGGATAACTACCGGAAACGGTAGCTAATACCGGATACACAAGTTCCTCGCATGAGGGATTTGGGAAAGACGGAGCAATCTGTCACTTACGGATGGGCCTGCGGCGCATTAGCTAGTTGGTGGGGTAACGGCTCACCAAGGCGACGATGCGTAGCCGACCTGAGAGGGTGAACGGCCACACTGGGACTGAGACACGGCCCAGACTCCTACGGGAGGCAGCAGTAGGGAATCTTCCGCAATGGACGAAAGTCTGACGGAGCAACGCCGCGTGAGTGATGAAGGTTTTCGGATCGTAAAGCTCTGTTGCCAGGGAAGAACGCTTGAGAGAGTAACTGCTCTTGAGGTGACGGTACCTGAGAAGAAAGCCCCGGCTAACTACGTGCCAGCAGCCGCGGTAATACGTAGGGGGCAAGCGTTGTCCGGAATTATTGGGCGTAAAGCGCGCGCAGGCGGCCATTTAAGTCTGGTGTTTAATCCTGGAGCTCAACTCCGGGTCGCACTGGAAACTGGGTGGCTTGAGTGCAGAAGAGGAGAGTGGAATTCCACGTGTAGCGGTGAAATGCGTAGAGATGTGGAGGAACACCAGTGGCGAAGGCGACTCTCTGGGCTGTAACTGACGCTGAGGCGCGAAAGCGTGGGGAGCAAACAGGATTAGATACCCTGGTAGTCCACGCCGTAAACGATGAATGCTAGGTGTTAGGGGTTTCGATACCCTTGGTGCCGAAGTTAACACATTAAGCATTCCGCCTGGGGAGTACGGTCGCAAGACTGAAACTCAAAGGAATTGACGGGGACCCGCACAAGCAGTGGAGTATGTGGTTTAATTCGAAGCAACGCGAAGAACCTTACCAGGTCTTGACATCCCTCTGACCGGTACAGAGATGTACCTTTCTTTCGGGACAGAGGAGACAGGTGGTGCATGGTTGTCGTCAGCTCGTGTCGTGAGATGTTGGGTTAAGTCCCGCAACGAGCGCAACCCTTAACTTTAGTTGCCAGCAGGTCGAGCTGGGCACTCTAGAGTGACTGCCGGTGACAAACCGGAGGAAGGTGGGGATGACGTCAAATCATCATGCCCCTTATGACCTGGGCTACACACGTACTACAATGGCCGGTACAACGGGAAGCGAAGGAGCGATCTGGAGCGAATCCTAGAAAAGCCGGTCTCAGTTCGGATTGCAGGCTGCAACTCGCCTGCATGAAGTCGGAATTGCTAGTAATCGCGGATCAGCATGCCGCGGTGAATACGTTCCCGGGTCTTGTACACACCGCCCGTCACACCACGAGAGTTTACAACACCCGAAGTCGGTGAGGTAACCCGCAAGGGGGCCAGCCGCCGAAGGTGGGGTAGACGATTGGGGTGAAGTCGTAACAAGGTAGCCGTATCGGAAGGTGCGGCTGGATCACCTCCTTTCTATGGAGAATCGTCTTCGGTGGTGAAGACATTCAAATATCGGTTAACCTGGAGTTAACCAAACGATCTCACTCGTTGGTCAGTTTTGAGAGTTCGAACTCTCATGCGTTTGGTGATGATGGCGGAGGGGTTCCACACGTACCCATCCCGAACACGACCGTTAAGCCCTCCAGCGCCAATGGTACTTGGACCGCAGGGTCCTGGGAGAGTAGGACGTCGCCAAGCGCAACCCGTTTTTTGGGTTACATTAATTGCATAATGTTAGGGCCCTTAGCTCAGCTGGTTAGAGCGCACCCCTGATAAGGGTGAGGTCGGTGGTTCGAGTCCACTAGGGCCCACCATTCCTAACAAATAATATGGGGCCATAGCTCAGCTGGGAGAGCGCCTGCCTTGCAAGCAGGAGGTCAGCGGTTCGATCCCGCTTGGCTCCACCATAAAAGTTCTAATTCTTGATCCTTGAAAACTGGATAACGAAACGAAATTGCGTTTTAGAAACATCTCTTTAGCTGAAACTTGTGATCGAAGAGAACAAGTGAAGTGATAGCTACAGAGCGAGGTATTTTGGAGACGATCGATCCTTTGTGAGTGGGTTTCAACCTTGATTCATTTCAATCGAGAAACCAAGGAACAACAGAACGTGTCGGTCCAAAATCCGAGCGATTAGGTTAAGCTATTAAGAGCACACGGAGGATGCCTAGGCGCTAGGAGCCGAAGAAGGACGTGGCGAACAACGATACGGCCTCGGGGAGCTGTAAGCAAGCTTTGATCCGGGGATGTCCGAATGGGGAAACCCGGCTGGTGTAATAGCCAGTCACTCATACCTGAATACATAGGGTGTGAAGAGGCAGACCAGGGGAACTGAAACATCTAAGTACCCTGAGGAAGAGAAAACAAGAGTGATTCCGTCAGTAGCGGCGAGCGAACGCGGAACAGCCTAAACCAGAGAGCTTGCTCTCTGGGGTTGTGGGACGTCTCACATGGAGTTACAAAGGAACAGGTTAGTTGAAGAGGTCTGGAAAGGCCCGCCAGAGAAGGTAAAAGCCCTGTAGGTGAAAATGTGTTCCCTCCGAGACGGATCCCGAGTAGTGCGGGGCACGTGAAACCCCGTATGAATCCGCCAGGACCATCTGGTAAGGCTAAATACTCCCTAGCGACCGATAGCGAAGCAGTACCGTGAGGGAAAGGTGAAAAGCACCCCGGAAGGGGAGTGAAACAGAACCTGAAACCGTGTGCTTACAAGAAGTCAGAGTCCTCTATATGGATGATGGCGTGCCTTTTGTAGAATGAACCGGCGAGTTACGTTCCCGTGCAAGGTTAAGGTGAAGAGCCGAAGCCGCAGCGAAAGCGAGTCTGAATAGGGCGAATTGAGTACGTGGGCGTAGACCCGAAACCGTGTGATCTACCCCTGTCCAGGGTGAAGGTGCGGTAACACGCACTGGAGGCCCGAACCCACGAACGTTGAAAAGTTCGGGGATGAGGTGGGGGTAGCGGAGAAATTCCAATCGAACTCGGAGATAGCTGGTTCTCCCCGAAATAGCTTTAGGGCTAGCCTCGGAAGAAAAGAGTCGTGGAGGTAGAGCACTGATTGGGTGCGGGGCCCGCCAAGGGTTACCAAGCTCAGTCAAACTCCGAATGCCATGGACTCATATCCGGGAGTCAGACAGTGAGTGCTAAGATCCATTGTCAAAAGGGAAACAGCCCAGACCATCAGCTAAGGTCCCCAAGTGTGTGTTAAGTGGGAAAGGATGTGGAGTTGCACAGACAACCAGGATGTTGGCTTAGAAGCAGCCACCATTTAAAGAGTGCGTAATAGCTCACTGGTCGAGTGACTCTGCGCCGAAAATGTAACGGGGCTAAACACACCACCGAAGCTATGGCTTGATGCTTTGCATCAGGGGTAGGGGAGCGTTGTGTATGCGTTGAAGGTGTACCGTAAGGAGCGCTGGAGAGTACACAAGTGAGAATGCCGGTATGAGTAACGAAAAGATCAGTGAGAATCTGATCCGCCGAAAGCCTAAGGGTTCCTGAGGAAGGTTCGTCCGCTCAGGGTAAGTCGGGACCTAAGGCGAGGCCGAAAGGCGTAGTCGAAGGACAACAGGTGGAAATTCCTGTACCACCGTAAACCGTTATGAGCGATGGGGTGACGCAGCAGGGTAGTGACGCGGACTGATGGATGTCCGTCCAAGCAGTGAGGCTGGTGTGTAGGCAAATCCGCACACTTTAAGGCTGGGCTGTGATGGGGAGTGAAAATTACAGTAGCGAAGGTCATGATCTCACACTGCCAAGAAAAGCCTCTAGCCAGGTGAAGGTGCCCGTACCGTAAACCGACACAGGTAGGCGAGAAGAGAATTCTAAGGCGCGCGGAAGAACTCTCGTTAAGGAACTCGGCAAAATGACCCCGTAACTTCGGGAGAAGGGGTGCCTCGGTAGGGTGAATAGCCCGAGGGGGCCGCAGTGAAAAGGCCCAAGCGACTGTTTAGCAAAAACACAGGTCTGTGCGAAGCCGCAAGGCGAAGTATACGGGCTGACGCCTGCCCGGTGCTGGAAGGTTAAGGGGAGCGGTTAGGGAGTAATCCCGAAGCTGTGAACCGAAGCCCCAGTAAACGGCGGCCGTAACTATAACGGTCCTAAGGTAGCGAAATTCCTTGTCAGGTAAATTCTGACCCGCACGAATGGCGTAACGACTTGGGCGCTGTCTCAACGAGAGATCCGGTGAAATTTTAATACCTGTGAAGATGCAGGTTACCCGCGACAAGACGGAAAGACCCCATGGAGCTTTACTGCAGCTTGATATTGGACTTTGATACGATTTGTACAGGATAGGTGGGAGCCTAGGAAGCCGGAGCGCCAGCTTCGGTGGAGGCGACGTTGGGATACCACCCTGATCGTATCGGAGTTCTAACCTGGTACCGTAATCCGGTGCGGGGACAGTGTCAGGTGGGCAGTTTGACTGGGGCGGTCGCCTCCTAAAGAGTAACGGAGGCGCCCCAAGGTTCCCTCAGAATGGTTGGAAATCATTCGAAGAGTGCAAAGGCAAAAGGGAGCTTGACTGCGAGACTGACAAGTCGAGCAGGGACGAAAGTCGGGCTTAGTGATCCGGTGGTACCGCATGGAAGGGCCATCGCTCAACGGATAAAAGCTACCCTGGGGATAACAGGCTTATCTCCCCCAAGAGTCCACATCGACGGGGAGGTTTGGCACCTCGATGTCGGCTCATCGCATCCTGGGGCTGAAGTAGGTCCCAAGGGTTGGGCTGTTCGCCCATTAAAGCGGTACGCGAGCTGGGTTCAGAACGTCGTGAGACAGTTCGGTCCCTATCTGTCGTGGGCGTAGGAAATTTGAGAGGAGCTGTCCTTAGTACGAGAGGACCGGGATGGACGCACCGCTGGTGCACCAGTTGTTCCGCCAGGAGCACAGCTGGGTAGCTAAGTGCGGAAGGGATAAGCGCTGAAAGCATCTAAGCGTGAAGCCCCCCTCAAGATGAGATTTCCCAATTAGTAAGACCCCTTGAAGACGACGAGGTAGATAGGCTGGAGGTGGAAGTGCAGCAATGCATGGAGCTGACCAGTACTAATCGGTCGAGGGCTTATCCTATTTAGAGTGTAAAGCGCAATGACGTTTCGTATCCAGTTTTCAAGGATCAACTTGAATGTATTGCTTTTGGAGAGATACCCAAGTGGCTATAAGGGGACCCTCTGCTAAGGGGTTAGACTGCGTAAGTGGTGCGAGGGTTCGAATCCCTCTCTCTCCGCCATCGAACAATCATTCATGGAACTTGAATATTATGGCGGCGTAGCTCAGCTGGCTAGAGCGTACGGTTCATACCCGTGAGGTCGGGGGTTCGATCCCCTCCGCCGCTACCAATAACTATATATAACATATGGAGGCTTAGCTCAGCTGGGAGAGCATCTGCCTTACAAGCAGAGGGTCGGGGGTTCGAACCCCTCAGCCTCCACCATATGTGCCGGTGTAGCTCAACTGGTAGAGCAACTGACTTGTAATCAGTAGGTTGGGGGTTCAAGTCCTCTCGCCGGCACCATTATGAATATTGCGGAACCGTGGTGTAGAGGCCTAACATGCCTGCCTGTCACGCAGGAGATCGCGGGTTCGAATCCCGTCGGTTCCGCCATTCATATCCCAATTGCTTGGTCGAACACGTAAGTGGGGAGGTTCATAGCCGCCACTTTATTTTTTTGACTAAATAGTATTATGGCTCGGTAGCTCAGTCGGTAGAGCAGAGGACTGAAAATCCTCGTGTCGGCGGTTCGATTCCGTCCCGAGCCACTTTTTGTTTTGGAGGCTTAGCGAAGTGGCCAAACGCAGCAGACTGTAAATCTGTTCTCGTCGAGTTCGGTGGTTCGAATCCATCAGCCTCCACCAGTAAGTAAGAGCCATTAGCTCAGTTGGTAGAGCACCTGACTTTTAATCAGGGTGTCGAAGGTTCGAGTCCTTCATGGCTCATCCGCTGTACAAGAGACCGTTAACCATTTGGTTAGCGGTTTTTTGTTATGTTTAAGTCCTTTGTGTCTAAGCTGTATAAATTCATAAAGGTGAGGTCTGGCATTGGATGTGTTAAAATGAACCATATTCCAAAATAGATAGGAAAGGCGTTTTTTATGGAGATATTGATCCTTAAACAGCAGTTGGAAAACGTACTTGGTCAGCCTCTTCAAGAGAGAGCGATGGATCTGCAGCAATGGACGCGAGTAACCGGGGATGCGGGGAATAGTTCTGCCGAGCGGGCAGGCAAGCTTCTTTTTCCATGGAAGTATGAGAATTCCTCCGTTTTGTTGTGGGAGATGGATGCATCTAGCTTAACTGAATCTGAGCGAAAGCTGGTGGAGCTTCTTCTTCAGACGGCAGCGAAGTCGGGGGAAGCATCGCCAGCCTTTGTGAAGAGTGATGAGGAAACCGTCATGAGGCAGTTTGGCCACTGGCTTCATCAGCAGCTAAAGAGTGGTAATCTGAGCACTGATATTCCTGAAGAGATGACACTCAAGTCGAAATTATCGAGTTCTGCTGTGCCATTTCTACTCAGCTGTGAAAGCAGCCTCAGTGCAGAAATGGGCTATACCAAGTTGAACAAGCTTTTGCGGAGCTATTTTGGCGTGGATGTAATCTTAATACCCCTGCAGGATCAAGAATGGATTATTCTTGCAAGGGAGAACCAACTAGAAGGGCTTATCGAGGAAAGCGAAGAAGGAACTGAGGCCGAACGGGCGATGCTTCTCGATTTGTGCCAAGGGATTTATGAATTGATCTCCAATGAGTGGGTAGGTAACTTCCATCTGTCTGTAGCCCAGCCGATAGTGCCGCTGCGTACGCTTACCGAGACGGCGCTGCTCTTACGAGAGACCGTGCTGATGGGGCGGATGTTCCATGTGTCTGAGCATATTCATCTTCCGTGGGATCTCTATCTGGAGCGTTTGATTTACAGCATTCCAGATAGTCAGCGTAAGCTCTTTATAGAGCAGATGGGTGTAGGAACCGGCATCTTCAATGATGCAGAGACGCTTACGACACTAGAGACCTTCTTTCAATTGGACTGCAATGTAAGTGAGACGGCGAAGCGCCTATACATTCATCGTAATACGCTGCTGTACCGCATGGATAAGATTAAGCAGGAGACCGGACTTGATGTGAGAAGCTTCCGGGATGCGGTTCTTGTGAAGCTAACTCTATTATTGTATAAAGTGACGAAAAGAAAATAGGTTTTTTGTGCAGTTTGTTGGTGGTAACCTAACAACGAATGGTTTAATATAAACTTATAAATTGTATCCGATTTCATTTCTGATCATTCTTATTATTAAATTTTACCTTAGGGGGCAAATCTCATGGCAGGTGTACGTTTAGAACATATCTACAAGAAATATGCTGGTTCCGACAAAGCAACCGTTGTTGATGTTAATTTGGATATCGCAGACAAGGAGTTCCTTGTACTGGTTGGTCCTTCCGGCTGTGGTAAGTCTACAACACTGCGTATGATCGCAGGTCTTGAAGAAATTTCTGAAGGTAAGCTGTATATTGGAGATCGCGTTGTTAACGACGTAGCTCCTAAGGATCGCGATATTGCAATGGTATTCCAATCCTATGCCTTGTATCCTCATATGAACGTATACCAAAACATGGCGTTTGGTCTGAAGCTTCGTAAGACGAAGAAGGAAGAGATCGACCAACGCGTACGTGAAGCGGCTAAGATTCTCGATATCGAGCATTTGCTTGATCGTAAACCAAAAGCACTCTCCGGTGGTCAACGTCAACGGGTAGCCTTGGGACGCGCGATTGTGCGTAACCCGCAAGTGTTCCTGATGGACGAACCGCTCTCCAACTTGGATGCGAAACTTCGCGGTCAGATGCGTGCCGAAATTACAAAGCTGGTTAAACGTCTTGAAACCACTTGTATTTACGTAACGCACGATCAGATCGAAGCGATGACAATGGGTGACCGTATCGTCGTTATGAAGGACGGCATCATTCAACAGGCAGCTTCTCCAGAAGAACTTTACAACCAACCGACCAACATCTTCGTTGCCGGATTTATTGGTTCCCCGACGATGAACTTCATCAACGGTCAGCTTACAGAAGAGAACGGTGCTGTGATCTTTACTTCCAGCGGCCTCAAAGTAGAGGTACCGCAAGGTAAAGCAGGACTGCTTAAACAAGGCGGATACATTGGTAAAGAAGTGATCATGGGCGTTCGTCCTGAGGATATCCATGAAGAGCCAGTATTCCTGGAAGCATCTCCTGGAACTATCTTCACAGGTCGCGTAGACGTTACTGAGAACCTTGGCCATGAAATGCTCCTCTACTTGAGCGGCGTAGGTAATGATACAGTTATTGGCCGTGTAGATGGACGTTCGACTACACGTGAAGGTGACAATGTGAAGCTGGCGATTGATATGAACAAGATTCATATCTTTGACAAAGAAACTGAGTTGAACGTATTCTTCAACTAATATAGGATTCACAGAAAAGGCCGCCCTACTGGGCGGCCTTTTGGCATTCTTTTTCTTGAAAGCGCATGCGAAAAAAGACGGTTGTAATTGATTTACCGCTCATTTTCCGATAGGATGAATACAATGACAGGTAGCCCCGATTTTTGGGAAAAGGAGAACAAACATGGCTAAAAAAGTAAAAGTGTCAGAATTGGTGAACCAATTTGGACTAGAGGTCGTCTCAGGTGAACAAGGCCTCAAACGGTCGATTACCGTAGATGATTTGTATCGCCCAGGACTGGAAATGGCCGGTTACTTCGAATATCACCCGCCAGAACGGGTACAAATTCTAGGGAAGACAGAGCTTGCCTTCTTTCATATGCTTCCGGAGGAGGAGCGCAGAGACCGTATGGAACGGCTGTGCAGCAGTGAGCTTACGCCATGCATTATTTTGACGCGCTCTCTGGATGTGCCGGAGGAATTAATCAAAGTCAGCGCAGAGAAGGATGTCCCTGTGCTGCGCAGCAATATGGCTACAACCATTCTCTCCAGCCGGATTACAGGCTTCCTTGAGCGTAAACTCGCACCCACGGCAACGATTCATGGCGTGCTTGTGGATGTCTATGGCGTCGGGATGCTTATTACGGGAAGCAGCGGAATTGGTAAGAGTGAAACGGCTCTGGAACTTGTTAAACGAGGTCATCGACTTA from Paenibacillus sp. CAA11 encodes:
- a CDS encoding PucR family transcriptional regulator, with the protein product MEILILKQQLENVLGQPLQERAMDLQQWTRVTGDAGNSSAERAGKLLFPWKYENSSVLLWEMDASSLTESERKLVELLLQTAAKSGEASPAFVKSDEETVMRQFGHWLHQQLKSGNLSTDIPEEMTLKSKLSSSAVPFLLSCESSLSAEMGYTKLNKLLRSYFGVDVILIPLQDQEWIILARENQLEGLIEESEEGTEAERAMLLDLCQGIYELISNEWVGNFHLSVAQPIVPLRTLTETALLLRETVLMGRMFHVSEHIHLPWDLYLERLIYSIPDSQRKLFIEQMGVGTGIFNDAETLTTLETFFQLDCNVSETAKRLYIHRNTLLYRMDKIKQETGLDVRSFRDAVLVKLTLLLYKVTKRK
- the hprK gene encoding HPr(Ser) kinase/phosphatase → MAKKVKVSELVNQFGLEVVSGEQGLKRSITVDDLYRPGLEMAGYFEYHPPERVQILGKTELAFFHMLPEEERRDRMERLCSSELTPCIILTRSLDVPEELIKVSAEKDVPVLRSNMATTILSSRITGFLERKLAPTATIHGVLVDVYGVGMLITGSSGIGKSETALELVKRGHRLIADDAVEIRQTSDNQLHGTAPELIRHLLEIRGVGIINVMTLFGAGAIRNNKRITLVIRLEAWQQEKQYDRLGLDEETTRIIDTDVPLVTVPVRPGRNLAVIIEVAAMNFRLKRMGYNAALQFTAKLTETIAEDIDDLD
- a CDS encoding ABC transporter ATP-binding protein — translated: MAGVRLEHIYKKYAGSDKATVVDVNLDIADKEFLVLVGPSGCGKSTTLRMIAGLEEISEGKLYIGDRVVNDVAPKDRDIAMVFQSYALYPHMNVYQNMAFGLKLRKTKKEEIDQRVREAAKILDIEHLLDRKPKALSGGQRQRVALGRAIVRNPQVFLMDEPLSNLDAKLRGQMRAEITKLVKRLETTCIYVTHDQIEAMTMGDRIVVMKDGIIQQAASPEELYNQPTNIFVAGFIGSPTMNFINGQLTEENGAVIFTSSGLKVEVPQGKAGLLKQGGYIGKEVIMGVRPEDIHEEPVFLEASPGTIFTGRVDVTENLGHEMLLYLSGVGNDTVIGRVDGRSTTREGDNVKLAIDMNKIHIFDKETELNVFFN